A stretch of the Neofelis nebulosa isolate mNeoNeb1 chromosome 1, mNeoNeb1.pri, whole genome shotgun sequence genome encodes the following:
- the LOC131486551 gene encoding olfactory receptor 6M1-like: protein MDYRNKTTVTEFILLGFQNEKEVEILLFSAFLLMYMTSLIGNTMIILLVCGDYRLHSPMYFFVANLSFLEVAITSTVVPKMLANTFSLTKAISFMGCLTQSFFYFLLGSTEFFILVVMSFDRYIAICNPLRYAIIMNKQTCILLILGSYLGAFLSILAPSILTAPLPFCGPNIINHFFCDSGPVLKLVCADIALAELADFISSAVLLLGSLLFTGVSYMYIIIAILRIPFDQGRQKAFSTCVSHITVVTLYYGSSIFIYVRPKKGDVMDVNKFATVLNTIVTPMLNPFIYSLRNKKVKESLKDASSKYIGMLINLKPQQ from the coding sequence ATGGATTATAGAAACAAGACCACAGTCACTGAGTTTATTCTTCTGGGGTTTCAGAATGAGAAGGAAGtagaaattcttcttttttctgcatTCTTGCTCATGTACATGACGTCTCTGATTGGCAACACTATGATCATCCTTTTGGTGTGTGGTGACTATCGTCTGCATTCACCCATGTATTTCTTTGTAGCCAATCTTTCCTTCCTTGAAGTTGCCATCACCTCCACAGTGGTGCCTAAGATGCTAGCAAACACATTTTCCCTCACCAAGGCAATATCCTTCATGGGATGTCTCACGCAATCTTTCTTTTACTTCCTCTTGGGATCCACGGAATTCTTCATCCTGGTCGTCATGTCATTTGATCGATACATTGCCATCTGCAACCCATTGAGGTATGCCATCATCATGAACAAACAGACATGCATATTGTTGATTCTGGGATCCTATTTAGGTGCATTTTTGTCCATTTTAGCACCATCAATCTTAACTGCTCCTCTGCCCTTTTGTGGACCAAATATTATCAATCACTTCTTTTGTGACAGTGGCCCTGTGCTAAAGCTGGTCTGTGCAGATATCGCTCTGGCTGAGCTGGCTGACTTTATCTCCTCTGCTGTGTTGCTCTTGGGCTCCTTGCTCTTCACAGGAGTGTCTTACATGTACATTATTATTGCTATCCTTAGAATTCCTTTTGACCAGGGACGGCAGAAAGCTTTCTCCACTTGTGTTTCACACATCACTGTTGTGACACTTTATTATGGAAGCTCCATCTTTATTTATGTCCGCCCAAAAAAGGGTGATGTGATGGATGTTAACAAATTTGCCACAGTGCTGAACACCATTGTAACGCCGATGTTGAACCCTTTCATCTACAGCCTTCGaaataaaaaagtcaaagaatCCCTGAAAGATGCCTCCAGTAAGTATATAGGTATGCTAATAAATTTGAAACCTCAACAAtga